The window ACGAAGCGGTTATGCATTTCTCTCGAGCTACGTTCCACTGATCTAAGCTCAATTCTCTCAATTCACAGATGAAATTGATAAAACTACACTTGGTTTACTAAATGTCAACCGGTTTGTTCCAAACCGGTAGATCAAAAGCTACAACTTGCATGTACAGTTCGTTAAATAAACCCGCTCTGTGGACGCTACTGCTGCCACGTCATAAGTTTCAGTTtctctgttaaaaaaaaaaggctttAAAAATAGAAGAAGCAGAGAGTTTCGCAtcaacgaagaagaagacgacgactACTGAGAAATGCGAGGGATGAGATCACTTCGCGGTACTTCAAAAGCCGTATCGATTTTCCGTCCGGCGAGATTAAGCTCTCTTCGGAGCATCTTCACCGGTTGCCGTGCCGTGATGCTGCTTCGATTCGGCGGCCCGGAGGTTCTGGAGCTCCGGGAGAATGTTCCGGTGCCGAATCTCAACCCCAACGAGGTTCTCGTAAGGGCGAAAGCTGTCTCCGTCAATCCTCTTGATCGCAGAGCaagtcttctctctctctccttgatCCGCTTTTGATTTCATTTGCGttaattagggtttaggattgCTGTGATCGGTTAGATTGAGATCTCTCACGTGTGAAATGTTAATCTGCAATTGATGATAGTGTTTTGAGAAAGTTTGCtgctttcacttttttttttcagatttttaaagtaaaaaaaagtttattgtGTTTGGTACTCTCATAGTGACAGTAGTGAGATTGATGTTGTGATTTCAGATACGAGCTGGATATGGGCGTTCTGTGTTTCAGCCGCATCTTCCTATTATCATTGGACGTGATGTTAGTGGTGAGGTTGCTGCAGTTGGGAACTCTGTTAAGTCGTTTAGAGTAGGGCAAGAAGTTTTTGGTGCCTTGCATCCTACTGCGTTGAGGGGTACTTATACTGATTATGGAGTTCTTTCTGAGGAGGAACTTACTGAGAAGCCAGCGTCTGTTTCTCATGTGGTAAGTGAGAAGCTCGGTGTGCCTTGTAACCTCTCTATCTTTGGTTTTTGTTGTGTGAGTGATTATATTGTTTAGCTGTTTGATTGAGTTTTTTAAACTGTTGCCACTTGTAGGAGGCAAGTGCAATTCCTTTTGCAGCGTTGACTGCTTGGCGTGCTTTGAAGAGTAATGCTCGGATTCTCGAAGGGTATGATTCTTTAGAAACTTTTTGCTGTCTGCATGATGCAGGAAGCTGAGACTAATTCACCTTTCAACATTTCACATAGATGCTTTCGTGTTACTTAGAAACCTTTCTCTTTGCAGACAAAGGGTATTAGTTTTTGGGGGAGGAGGAGCGGTGGGTTTTGCTGCAATCCAGATTGCGGTAGCCTCTGGGTGTCATGTTACAGCCTCTTGTGTGGGTCAGACCAGAGATAGAATACTAGCAGCTGGTGCTGAGCAAGCTGTTGACTACACAACCGAGGTACTGATACTAGCCGCTTT of the Brassica rapa cultivar Chiifu-401-42 chromosome A03, CAAS_Brap_v3.01, whole genome shotgun sequence genome contains:
- the LOC103859608 gene encoding reticulon-4-interacting protein 1, mitochondrial, with the translated sequence MRGMRSLRGTSKAVSIFRPARLSSLRSIFTGCRAVMLLRFGGPEVLELRENVPVPNLNPNEVLVRAKAVSVNPLDRRIRAGYGRSVFQPHLPIIIGRDVSGEVAAVGNSVKSFRVGQEVFGALHPTALRGTYTDYGVLSEEELTEKPASVSHVEASAIPFAALTAWRALKSNARILEGQRVLVFGGGGAVGFAAIQIAVASGCHVTASCVGQTRDRILAAGAEQAVDYTTEDIEMVVKGKFDAVLDTIGRPETERIGINFLRKGGNYMTLQGEAASLTDRYGFVIGLPLATSLLAKKKIQYQYSHGIDYWWSYMRADPEGLAEIQRLVGAGKLKIPVEKTFPITEVVAAHEAKEKKEIPGKVVLEL